In Natranaerobius thermophilus JW/NM-WN-LF, the genomic stretch TAGAATTAATCCTGGAAAATGTATTAATAAAAAAGTCAATATCAAAAATTGTAATAAATGTGCTAGCATTTGCCCTAGAGAGGCTATTTCCATTCAAGGTGCATTCCCTAGTATACTTCGAAAGAATTGTATTGGATGTCATATCTGTGTACGACAGTGTCCTAACGGGGCAATATATCAGACAGATTTTGATTATTATAGGAAATACAGGGAGATTTTACATTTAAAAGAACCCATCTTAGGTTGTTACTATCACACGAGTCAATGTAATATAGTGTTTCCGTGTTTGTATTCGATAAACATGGATTTTCTCCATGCCATATTTCTAAACAGTGCAGTTCAAGGCTCGAATTTATATTTTTATCTGGAAAAGTGTCCTCAATGCGAAATTTTTTCAAATTATCCTGTGTTTTTGGAAACCGTCAAAAAAGCTTTTTATTTAGCTGAACAATTAGGGCAAGAACCAAGAGTTGCAGCAATTAATCAAAAAAACACTCAACAATTTCCAAATTCAAAATCGGAAACAAACTTTATGTCAAGGAGGGAACTATTCAATTTAATTCGAGATGAGACTTTAAACAATATGAGAGGTGTTACCAGAGAACTCTTATTTGATGATATCAATGACTTAACCACATGTCGTAGTTTATTACTTAAGGAGTGGTTAAGAAAATATCAAAGCCAATTCCTTAAAGGAAAACCAAGACCGGGTTTTGGCAGTTTAAA encodes the following:
- a CDS encoding 4Fe-4S binding protein, translated to MIWQRLIWKKLIHGTVPRINPGKCINKKVNIKNCNKCASICPREAISIQGAFPSILRKNCIGCHICVRQCPNGAIYQTDFDYYRKYREILHLKEPILGCYYHTSQCNIVFPCLYSINMDFLHAIFLNSAVQGSNLYFYLEKCPQCEIFSNYPVFLETVKKAFYLAEQLGQEPRVAAINQKNTQQFPNSKSETNFMSRRELFNLIRDETLNNMRGVTRELLFDDINDLTTCRSLLLKEWLRKYQSQFLKGKPRPGFGSLKISPDCYGCGLCAKSCDFGALTINTWGSGESKQIVIQHSPWKCFDCGICKLACPVDAIKKTKFTGKIKQMLTKQTLKSLLARRCSQCHRITMKDQELSITDKFVCNPCLKKSEIEF